From a single Loigolactobacillus coryniformis subsp. coryniformis KCTC 3167 = DSM 20001 genomic region:
- the rimI gene encoding ribosomal protein S18-alanine N-acetyltransferase — protein MWKKFRQWYNNETMTPPLSFTAQEISLGGKPFTLRRATEADLDELLEVERHCYAGTTPWDRTSFTNELRKVNDTLYLVLITHDTIIAFIGCWFTTHESHITNLAVEPDYQNAGIGRFLMTWMIRQSQELPSAKLTLEVRVSNEPAKHLYRKLGFQDGNIKKAYYVADNEDALNMLLPLRTTP, from the coding sequence ATGTGGAAGAAATTTAGACAATGGTATAACAATGAGACGATGACACCACCGCTAAGTTTTACTGCCCAAGAAATTAGTCTAGGGGGTAAGCCGTTTACACTGCGTCGCGCCACCGAAGCTGATCTAGACGAATTGTTGGAAGTTGAACGGCATTGTTATGCAGGTACGACACCGTGGGACCGCACATCGTTTACGAACGAATTGCGTAAGGTCAATGATACGTTATATTTGGTGCTGATTACGCACGATACGATTATTGCGTTCATTGGTTGTTGGTTCACGACCCACGAATCGCATATCACCAATTTAGCTGTTGAGCCCGATTATCAAAATGCCGGTATTGGTCGCTTTTTGATGACGTGGATGATTCGGCAAAGTCAAGAACTACCTTCAGCCAAGCTGACTTTGGAGGTTCGTGTTAGTAATGAACCAGCCAAGCATCTGTACCGCAAACTTGGTTTTCAGGATGGTAATATTAAAAAGGCCTATTACGTAGCTGATAATGAGGACGCACTGAACATGCTATTGCCGCTGCGCACAACACCATGA
- the rimI gene encoding ribosomal protein S18-alanine N-acetyltransferase: protein MIDYYWPDKKELTQRAARLGTWCYQVSAASYPNGAPWSEGTFRANLTAPHQYYLFAVVAGQLVGFISYTAIFDEVEITNVVVAPQYQRQHVAWQLWQILLQAQTQPVYFYLEVRASNLPAQKLYKKLGFTVINRRRTYYTAPVEDALIMALEWKESNNDGEQVAATRVNFSF, encoded by the coding sequence ATGATCGACTATTATTGGCCTGATAAGAAAGAACTCACCCAGCGTGCAGCAAGGTTAGGCACTTGGTGCTACCAAGTTAGTGCAGCCAGCTATCCAAATGGCGCGCCCTGGAGTGAAGGAACGTTTCGCGCTAATTTAACTGCACCGCACCAGTATTATTTATTTGCGGTTGTTGCTGGTCAACTGGTTGGCTTTATTAGTTATACGGCTATTTTTGATGAGGTTGAGATCACTAACGTGGTCGTAGCGCCCCAATACCAGCGTCAGCATGTTGCTTGGCAGTTATGGCAAATTTTATTGCAGGCGCAAACACAGCCGGTTTATTTTTATCTTGAAGTGCGTGCCAGTAATTTACCGGCACAAAAATTATATAAAAAACTTGGCTTTACGGTGATCAATCGCCGGCGTACTTATTACACGGCACCGGTGGAGGACGCCTTGATTATGGCATTAGAATGGAAGGAATCGAATAATGATGGAGAACAAGTCGCAGCAACGCGAGTTAATTTTAGCTTTTGA
- the tsaD gene encoding tRNA (adenosine(37)-N6)-threonylcarbamoyltransferase complex transferase subunit TsaD — MENKSQQRELILAFESSCDETSVAVVENGDTILSNVIASQINSQKRFGGVVPEVASRHHVEQVTLCAEEAMTQAGVTYADLTAVAVTYGPGLVGALLIGVSAAKAVAFAHQLPLVPVNHMAGHIYAARLVKPLTYPLLALLVSGGHTEIVYMRAAGEFEIIGDTRDDAAGEAFDKVGRVLNLAYPAGKKIDELAKQGQDTFDFPRAMIKEANYDFSFSGLKSAFINTVHNAEQRGEELSRADLAASFQASVIDVIVTKTMRAVHEYGVKQLVMAGGVAANSGLRARFQQEIAAQTPDVDFVVPPLRLCADNGAMIGAAAHVFYHQGIRADGHLNAKPGLSFDYMTPARQAELVN; from the coding sequence ATGGAGAACAAGTCGCAGCAACGCGAGTTAATTTTAGCTTTTGAATCAAGTTGTGATGAAACCAGTGTGGCAGTAGTCGAAAATGGGGACACGATCCTATCTAATGTGATCGCCTCGCAGATCAATAGTCAAAAGCGTTTCGGTGGTGTGGTTCCTGAAGTCGCTAGTCGGCATCATGTGGAGCAAGTCACTTTGTGTGCAGAAGAAGCAATGACTCAAGCAGGTGTGACTTATGCCGATTTAACAGCGGTGGCAGTGACTTATGGTCCTGGTTTAGTTGGTGCACTGTTGATTGGTGTTTCGGCAGCTAAAGCAGTGGCCTTTGCCCATCAATTACCATTGGTACCAGTCAATCATATGGCTGGCCATATCTACGCTGCGCGCTTAGTTAAGCCATTAACTTATCCGTTGTTGGCGTTGCTAGTTTCTGGTGGACACACGGAGATCGTTTATATGCGCGCAGCAGGGGAATTTGAGATTATTGGTGATACGCGGGATGATGCTGCAGGTGAAGCTTTTGACAAAGTTGGTCGGGTACTAAATCTCGCTTATCCAGCTGGTAAAAAGATCGATGAGCTGGCTAAGCAAGGTCAAGATACATTTGATTTCCCCCGGGCAATGATCAAAGAAGCTAATTACGATTTTAGCTTTAGCGGGTTGAAGAGTGCGTTTATTAATACGGTGCACAATGCTGAACAACGTGGCGAGGAGCTTTCACGTGCAGATCTGGCTGCTAGTTTTCAAGCTAGTGTGATCGATGTAATCGTGACTAAAACAATGCGAGCGGTTCATGAATATGGTGTTAAGCAGTTGGTCATGGCCGGCGGTGTGGCGGCTAATAGTGGATTGCGGGCTCGTTTCCAGCAAGAAATTGCCGCGCAAACGCCAGATGTAGATTTCGTAGTGCCACCGTTACGTTTATGCGCCGACAATGGGGCGATGATCGGTGCTGCGGCGCATGTTTTCTATCACCAAGGGATTCGCGCGGATGGTCATTTAAACGCTAAACCAGGTCTGTCATTTGATTATATGACGCCCGCACGACAGGCGGAATTAGTTAACTAG
- a CDS encoding ABC-F family ATP-binding cassette domain-containing protein, producing the protein MILLQAQNVARRFGAEVLFENVQLEVQSNARVALVGRNGIGKSTLLKILIGQNPPDEGQVITSKGVSIGYLSQDTGLDSEHTIFAEMLTVFADLREMEQQMHQLEAQLGDKQLLTDDEAYQQALKRYEQLQHTFTERNGYGYEAEIRNVLHGFGFDADYYEHRVSDLSGGQKSRLALAKLLLEKHDLLILDEPTNHLDIDTLTWLEGYLQGYAGALLIVSHDQYFLDKVATEVYDLSQHTTRHYHGNYTRYREQKAANLAQEWKAYEKQQAEIAKLQDFVDKNIVRASTTKRAQSRRKQLEKIQRLERPQNDDKTVRFSFTADKPSGNEVLTVTNAAVGYGDTILADPINLQVKRHQAIAITGPNGVGKSTLLKSILGQISFLHGAAQFGTGVDVGYYDQEQENLHNQKTVLGEIWDEHPMMPEADIRRILGSFLFTGSNVEKSVASLSGGERAQLMLVKLAMNHNNFLILDEPTNHLDIDSKEVLEEALRNYDGTILFVSHDRYFMNNLATLTVELSRQGTETYLGNYDYYLDKKAEAAAIAAEKAPETVTATSAAPSTDQQQYQLNKEQQKQERKLQREVTALEHQLEELDQQDQQLQLAMTQPDTLQDPAKLNDLQQQLEAIHQQQQTVEDQWEQQSLALEELHAK; encoded by the coding sequence GTGATATTATTACAAGCACAAAACGTTGCCCGGCGCTTCGGTGCAGAAGTTTTGTTTGAAAACGTACAATTAGAAGTTCAAAGTAACGCACGCGTTGCTTTAGTCGGGCGTAACGGCATCGGCAAATCAACCTTATTAAAAATTTTGATCGGCCAGAACCCACCTGACGAAGGCCAAGTAATTACCAGTAAAGGTGTTAGTATCGGATATTTATCACAAGATACTGGTCTGGATTCGGAGCACACGATTTTTGCAGAAATGTTGACCGTTTTCGCCGATTTACGTGAAATGGAACAGCAAATGCATCAATTAGAAGCTCAACTCGGTGACAAACAATTATTGACCGATGATGAAGCTTATCAACAAGCGCTTAAACGCTATGAACAACTGCAGCATACTTTTACCGAACGTAATGGTTATGGCTATGAAGCAGAAATCCGCAACGTTTTGCATGGATTCGGCTTCGATGCTGACTATTATGAACATCGCGTCAGTGACCTTTCCGGCGGACAGAAATCACGCTTAGCCTTAGCCAAACTTTTACTGGAAAAACACGATCTACTGATCTTAGATGAACCGACCAACCATTTGGATATTGATACATTAACCTGGCTCGAAGGGTATCTACAAGGCTATGCCGGTGCCCTACTGATCGTCTCCCATGATCAGTATTTCCTCGATAAAGTAGCCACTGAAGTGTATGATCTTAGCCAACATACAACGCGACATTATCACGGTAACTACACCCGTTATCGTGAACAAAAGGCTGCTAATTTAGCACAGGAATGGAAGGCATACGAAAAACAACAGGCGGAAATCGCTAAATTACAGGATTTCGTCGACAAAAATATTGTCCGTGCTTCCACCACTAAACGTGCGCAAAGCCGCCGGAAACAACTGGAAAAAATTCAGCGGCTGGAAAGACCACAAAACGATGATAAAACGGTTCGTTTTAGTTTTACCGCAGACAAACCTTCTGGCAATGAGGTTTTAACGGTAACTAATGCCGCTGTTGGTTACGGTGATACCATTTTGGCCGATCCGATCAACTTACAAGTGAAACGTCACCAAGCCATCGCCATCACTGGACCAAACGGAGTCGGCAAATCGACGCTACTTAAAAGCATTCTAGGCCAGATCAGCTTTTTACACGGTGCAGCCCAATTTGGCACTGGTGTGGACGTTGGTTATTATGATCAAGAGCAGGAAAACTTACACAATCAGAAAACTGTTTTAGGCGAAATTTGGGATGAACACCCGATGATGCCAGAAGCTGACATTCGCCGCATTCTCGGTAGCTTTTTATTCACCGGTAGCAACGTTGAAAAATCAGTAGCCAGCCTTTCCGGTGGTGAACGTGCCCAGTTAATGCTGGTTAAACTAGCCATGAATCACAATAACTTTTTGATTTTAGATGAGCCGACTAACCATTTGGATATTGATAGTAAAGAAGTTTTGGAAGAAGCGTTACGAAATTATGATGGCACGATCCTTTTCGTCTCCCATGATCGTTATTTCATGAATAATCTAGCCACCTTGACCGTTGAATTGTCGCGCCAAGGTACTGAAACTTACTTAGGTAATTATGACTATTATTTGGATAAAAAAGCTGAGGCTGCTGCGATTGCTGCCGAAAAAGCACCAGAAACCGTTACTGCTACCAGTGCGGCACCAAGCACTGATCAACAACAATATCAGTTAAATAAGGAACAACAAAAACAAGAACGCAAATTACAACGTGAAGTTACCGCATTAGAGCACCAATTAGAAGAGTTGGACCAGCAAGATCAACAATTACAATTGGCGATGACCCAACCCGATACTTTACAAGACCCTGCCAAACTAAACGACTTGCAGCAACAACTGGAAGCCATTCACCAGCAACAACAAACAGTTGAGGATCAGTGGGAACAACAAAGCTTGGCGCTAGAAGAATTACATGCAAAATAA
- a CDS encoding redox-sensing transcriptional repressor Rex, whose protein sequence is MAEAKIPKATAKRLPIYYRYLNILFNAGKQRVSSTELSEAVQVDSATIRRDFSYFGALGKRGYGYDVESLLNFFKKTLNQDRLTNVALIGVGNLGHALLNYNFRQTNSVRISAAFDINEEIANTIQSGVPVYPMAEMKEQLQIQQIDVAILTVPIEDAQKVADELVTAGVKGIMNFTPIRISVPTTVRVQNVDLANELQTLIYFLDHYGSENTDNSTTD, encoded by the coding sequence ATGGCTGAAGCAAAAATACCTAAGGCAACGGCAAAACGGTTGCCAATTTATTATCGTTACTTAAATATCTTATTTAATGCCGGCAAGCAGCGCGTTTCTTCTACAGAGCTTTCTGAAGCAGTTCAAGTTGACTCGGCGACGATTCGTCGTGATTTTTCATATTTTGGTGCACTAGGCAAACGTGGCTATGGTTACGATGTTGAAAGTTTGTTAAACTTTTTTAAAAAGACGTTGAATCAAGACCGTTTGACTAACGTTGCTTTGATTGGTGTTGGTAATTTAGGTCATGCCTTGTTGAACTATAATTTCCGTCAGACCAATAGTGTGCGTATCAGTGCCGCTTTTGATATTAATGAAGAGATCGCCAATACGATTCAAAGTGGGGTACCTGTCTACCCAATGGCTGAGATGAAGGAACAACTGCAGATTCAGCAAATCGATGTCGCTATTTTAACAGTACCAATTGAGGACGCACAAAAAGTGGCGGACGAATTAGTAACGGCCGGCGTTAAAGGTATCATGAACTTTACCCCGATCCGTATTTCGGTCCCTACGACGGTGCGTGTACAAAATGTTGATTTAGCTAATGAATTACAAACATTGATTTATTTCTTAGATCATTATGGTAGTGAAAATACTGATAATTCAACGACTGATTAA
- a CDS encoding LPXTG cell wall anchor domain-containing protein — MLYLKHGLQGWLLSGSILLGLGLWGTQTNAAITPAMVPTAPDRTAVVSEPQQSLMADLAAPVTNAVAPATDTAVPEAKAATGALDNATLPVTPATTTRTVNESTLVPQPEESAASSAASSAAPAAMQSAADTRNETATSATALPERKSQSVAQSTVPMATISEEAAKSSAPVAAQSVASSDTKKTVADKKIGQADLFADLESAELAPEKPATITAAQENKKDTPFKIVQDVTAKQSSKAKVGVRTPTESTITAQVTSMIEVAHKAKQKQPTSIFAALLPATGEHINFLLSLAGIGLISSAIILLKRNWAH; from the coding sequence ATGCTATATTTAAAACATGGGCTGCAAGGCTGGCTACTTAGTGGTAGTATACTGCTAGGATTAGGCTTATGGGGCACACAAACGAATGCAGCAATAACACCAGCAATGGTGCCAACAGCACCAGATCGTACCGCAGTTGTTTCTGAACCGCAGCAATCGTTAATGGCAGATTTGGCGGCACCGGTGACTAATGCGGTAGCGCCAGCAACGGATACCGCAGTACCGGAAGCTAAAGCAGCTACTGGTGCATTGGATAATGCAACTTTGCCAGTGACACCAGCAACAACTACTAGGACGGTTAATGAATCTACGCTAGTTCCGCAACCAGAAGAGTCAGCGGCTTCTTCTGCAGCTAGCAGTGCAGCACCCGCAGCTATGCAATCGGCTGCGGATACTAGAAATGAGACCGCAACTTCAGCTACAGCATTACCGGAGAGAAAAAGCCAATCGGTGGCACAAAGTACAGTACCAATGGCAACAATCAGCGAAGAAGCAGCTAAAAGTAGTGCACCCGTAGCTGCACAATCAGTAGCGAGTTCTGATACTAAGAAAACAGTGGCAGATAAAAAAATAGGGCAAGCTGATTTATTCGCCGATTTAGAATCCGCTGAATTAGCTCCAGAGAAGCCGGCAACAATTACCGCTGCGCAGGAAAACAAAAAGGATACCCCATTTAAGATTGTTCAAGATGTAACGGCAAAACAGAGTAGTAAAGCAAAAGTAGGCGTAAGGACACCAACTGAATCTACAATTACGGCACAAGTAACTAGCATGATTGAAGTGGCGCACAAGGCTAAACAAAAACAACCAACTTCTATTTTCGCCGCTTTACTTCCAGCAACTGGCGAACACATTAACTTTTTATTGAGTCTGGCTGGAATTGGGTTGATCAGCAGCGCAATTATCTTGTTAAAACGTAATTGGGCACATTAA
- a CDS encoding aldehyde dehydrogenase family protein → MAYRAINPYTGKLIREFPATTAQQVEQALANAQDFYQTAKRQAIAERTRLLQQLVTELRQNVPQYATPITTNMGKLWTEAQAEVKKAADFAAYYVQNGAHLLQDVPYPDAPNGPAYVRLHSIGAIMTIEPWNFPFTQIMRVFAPNFILGNPVLLKDPSIIPECAQAFETATIQAGLPTGAFKNLFINYEQVAQIIADHRIQGVAFTGSAGAGQKIAAIAGKNLRKSTMELGGTDVFVVLADADLEKAIQAGVAGRLNNAGQVCTAAKRFIIHEAVYDDFISGMSAAFAQRQLGDPMDPATTLAPLSSKKAQQQLQEQVDAIINGGTKLIWGQNTPIAGPGAGFKPLILEGMAFDHPLYDTELFGPVAQVYRASSDEEILRLANQSQRGLGGTIFTGDIAHARKLADQIETGQIALNHMLTSYPELPFGGIKQSGYGRELGDLGIREFANAKTISE, encoded by the coding sequence ATGGCATATCGTGCAATCAATCCCTACACTGGTAAGCTGATTCGTGAATTTCCCGCAACGACCGCTCAACAAGTCGAACAGGCCTTAGCTAATGCCCAAGACTTTTATCAAACAGCTAAACGCCAGGCCATTGCTGAACGCACCCGCTTATTGCAACAACTGGTCACCGAACTACGACAAAATGTTCCCCAATACGCCACACCAATAACAACCAATATGGGCAAGTTATGGACTGAAGCACAAGCCGAAGTTAAAAAAGCCGCCGACTTTGCTGCATATTATGTCCAAAACGGCGCTCACTTATTGCAGGACGTTCCCTACCCCGACGCACCTAATGGTCCAGCGTACGTCAGATTGCATTCGATTGGCGCAATCATGACGATCGAACCATGGAACTTTCCGTTTACACAGATCATGCGCGTTTTTGCGCCCAACTTTATACTCGGTAACCCAGTGTTACTTAAGGATCCTAGTATCATCCCTGAATGTGCCCAAGCGTTTGAAACGGCGACGATCCAAGCCGGCTTACCAACTGGCGCATTTAAAAATTTATTCATTAACTATGAACAAGTGGCGCAAATCATTGCCGACCATCGCATACAAGGTGTGGCCTTCACCGGTTCGGCTGGAGCTGGGCAGAAAATCGCCGCAATTGCTGGTAAAAATTTACGCAAGTCAACTATGGAACTGGGTGGAACCGATGTTTTCGTTGTTTTAGCCGATGCCGATCTGGAAAAAGCCATTCAAGCTGGCGTGGCTGGACGCTTAAATAATGCCGGTCAAGTGTGCACCGCGGCCAAGCGCTTTATCATCCATGAAGCCGTCTATGATGATTTTATCAGCGGCATGAGTGCAGCCTTTGCACAACGTCAACTCGGCGACCCAATGGACCCCGCGACCACACTAGCACCGCTATCTTCCAAAAAAGCCCAGCAACAACTACAGGAACAAGTCGATGCGATCATCAACGGTGGCACCAAACTAATTTGGGGGCAAAATACCCCGATCGCAGGACCCGGGGCTGGTTTTAAGCCACTTATTCTAGAAGGGATGGCCTTTGATCACCCGCTGTACGATACCGAATTATTTGGACCAGTGGCGCAAGTTTATCGAGCAAGTTCGGATGAAGAAATACTTAGACTAGCCAATCAGTCACAACGCGGCCTAGGCGGCACCATTTTTACGGGTGATATCGCGCACGCCCGTAAGTTAGCTGACCAGATCGAGACGGGACAAATTGCGCTCAATCACATGCTGACCTCTTACCCTGAACTGCCCTTTGGCGGTATTAAGCAATCAGGTTACGGTCGCGAACTAGGTGATTTAGGTATTCGTGAATTTGCCAATGCCAAAACAATCAGCGAATAA
- a CDS encoding alpha/beta hydrolase codes for MKKIWLTLLAIIGVVIIGLFGAGMYFYHVAVVPGPKDFLGKTSTLKPSDPLYQQKKWFADTTKTHWYETTADGLKLDADYIPAAKKTNKTAVIAHGFMSRKEEMGAYAALFHQLGYNVLLPDNRGHGASQGNVIGFGWLDRRDYLLWARQVVRKNGQNSKIVMFGISMGAAGMVMASGEHQLPQIKAYAVDSPYTSVEDEITYEAKQQYNLPKYPLVPITSLVTRIRAGYSFEEASAVKQVHKNHKPIYFVTGTADKFVPTYMTKKLYRAANSPKEMWLVKGAAHVKSFSKQPQAYQQHIKQFLTKYVH; via the coding sequence GTGAAAAAAATCTGGCTGACCTTGTTAGCTATTATCGGCGTCGTGATCATCGGCTTATTCGGCGCAGGCATGTATTTTTACCACGTAGCAGTGGTGCCGGGACCCAAAGATTTCCTCGGTAAAACCAGCACACTGAAACCTAGTGATCCGCTGTATCAGCAGAAAAAATGGTTTGCGGATACGACCAAAACTCATTGGTACGAAACCACTGCTGACGGACTCAAACTAGATGCCGACTATATCCCAGCGGCCAAGAAAACAAATAAAACAGCAGTGATCGCCCACGGCTTTATGAGCCGCAAGGAAGAAATGGGCGCCTATGCGGCCTTATTTCATCAATTAGGCTACAATGTATTGCTACCAGATAACCGTGGTCACGGCGCTAGTCAAGGTAACGTGATCGGCTTTGGCTGGCTTGATCGCCGCGATTATTTACTGTGGGCCCGCCAAGTCGTTCGTAAAAACGGTCAAAATAGTAAGATCGTCATGTTCGGCATCAGCATGGGTGCTGCCGGCATGGTCATGGCCAGCGGCGAGCATCAATTGCCGCAGATCAAAGCTTACGCCGTTGACAGCCCGTATACATCAGTCGAAGACGAGATCACCTATGAAGCCAAGCAACAGTATAACTTGCCCAAATACCCGCTGGTGCCGATCACCAGCTTAGTCACACGCATTCGCGCCGGCTATAGCTTTGAAGAAGCCAGCGCCGTCAAGCAAGTCCATAAAAATCACAAACCAATCTATTTTGTGACCGGGACCGCCGATAAATTTGTACCTACCTATATGACTAAAAAACTATACCGCGCCGCCAATTCCCCCAAGGAAATGTGGTTAGTCAAAGGCGCCGCTCACGTTAAATCATTTAGCAAACAGCCTCAAGCTTACCAACAACATATCAAACAATTTTTGACAAAATACGTTCATTAA
- a CDS encoding deoxynucleoside kinase, protein MVIITAGMIGVGKTTLTGMIAEHLGTQAFFEPVGDNPVLPLYYSDPKKYGFLLQIFFLNKRFAMIKKALTDDNNVLDRSIYEDALFTRENNKEGNISDQEFEIYLKLLDNMMAELRSIPKKAPDLLVYAYADFETILYRIKKRGRDYEQVENDQGLYDYYFKIWSAYKEWFEAYDEGPKMRVDLQQFDLAKPDNAQKVLQMIDNKLATVRQTTSLTK, encoded by the coding sequence ATGGTGATAATAACAGCAGGGATGATCGGCGTCGGCAAGACCACGCTGACCGGAATGATTGCGGAACATTTAGGCACACAAGCATTTTTTGAGCCAGTCGGCGATAATCCTGTTTTACCACTTTATTATTCTGATCCAAAAAAATACGGATTTTTACTACAGATTTTCTTTTTGAATAAACGGTTTGCGATGATCAAAAAAGCGTTGACTGACGATAACAACGTTTTAGATCGTTCAATTTATGAAGATGCGCTGTTTACACGAGAAAATAACAAGGAAGGCAACATTAGTGACCAAGAATTTGAGATCTACCTTAAATTATTGGACAATATGATGGCTGAATTACGGAGTATTCCTAAGAAAGCACCTGATTTGTTAGTGTACGCCTACGCTGATTTTGAAACGATTTTGTATCGAATCAAAAAACGTGGCCGTGATTATGAACAGGTTGAAAACGACCAAGGTCTTTATGATTACTACTTTAAGATCTGGAGTGCCTATAAGGAATGGTTTGAAGCTTACGACGAAGGCCCTAAAATGCGCGTTGACCTGCAACAGTTTGACTTAGCCAAACCAGATAATGCGCAAAAAGTGTTACAGATGATCGACAATAAATTGGCCACTGTTCGGCAAACAACTTCCTTAACTAAATGA
- a CDS encoding cold-shock protein gives MELGTVKWFNADKGYGFITRDNGSDVFVHFSAIQGEGYKSLEEGQHVTFDVEDSDRGPQATNVVKD, from the coding sequence ATGGAATTAGGTACAGTTAAATGGTTTAACGCAGACAAAGGTTATGGCTTCATTACTCGCGACAATGGCAGCGATGTATTCGTACATTTCTCAGCTATCCAAGGCGAAGGTTACAAGTCTTTAGAAGAAGGCCAACATGTAACATTTGACGTTGAAGACAGCGATCGTGGCCCACAAGCGACTAACGTTGTTAAAGACTAG
- a CDS encoding transposase, translated as MKSTEIYQAKREIINYAKKLTLGMSKPTTNFVMDMLYGLAKGRSPLLAEISRALNEDITLLGTLKRLSRNATNFHDYAKLDQNYLAAVQPQLKDDMLVIVDNSDITKPYGEKFEALGRVHDGSKGVTEKGYLTTNITVATSKTKQPLPLYSHLFSAEETDFISTNVETYRGLNRVDQLFGDKKYTVVMDRGYDANDIINFLMQKQTDFIMRLTDKRWVHYQDKAYKVPELAQRRKGKIAFDSQIKGKDYHLKISHIKVTLPAFKGRAFFMVVVYGYGEKPMRLLTNKVITSKADVLRIVKSYLTRWRIEELFRVQKQEYHLEKIRTLSLNSLQLIHRLITYLLGHHAIKIEAGLSFNEILYRKAQCLRQAVRFKFYRYIRGLAAILKFDVSGIRHFKCIEQRHDPRQLCLAI; from the coding sequence ATGAAATCAACGGAAATATATCAAGCAAAACGAGAAATTATTAATTATGCCAAAAAGCTCACGCTCGGCATGTCTAAACCTACGACTAATTTCGTTATGGACATGCTTTATGGACTAGCGAAAGGACGTTCACCATTACTAGCGGAAATCAGCCGTGCGTTGAATGAGGATATTACGCTTTTGGGTACGCTCAAACGTTTGAGCCGCAACGCCACGAATTTTCATGATTATGCCAAGTTGGATCAAAATTATTTGGCCGCGGTACAACCGCAGCTTAAGGACGATATGCTAGTCATCGTTGATAATTCTGATATTACCAAGCCTTATGGTGAGAAATTTGAAGCTTTAGGCCGGGTACACGACGGTTCAAAAGGTGTCACCGAAAAAGGCTACCTCACAACCAATATTACGGTCGCAACATCAAAAACAAAGCAGCCACTACCGCTATACTCGCATTTATTTTCAGCTGAGGAAACTGACTTTATCAGTACTAACGTTGAAACCTATCGCGGCTTAAATCGCGTTGATCAACTCTTTGGTGATAAAAAATATACCGTCGTGATGGATCGCGGTTATGATGCGAATGATATCATTAACTTTTTGATGCAAAAGCAAACTGATTTCATTATGCGCTTAACCGACAAACGCTGGGTCCACTACCAGGATAAGGCTTATAAAGTCCCTGAATTGGCGCAGCGACGCAAGGGCAAGATCGCCTTTGATAGTCAGATCAAAGGCAAAGACTATCATTTAAAGATCAGTCATATCAAAGTGACTTTACCCGCGTTTAAAGGTCGAGCGTTTTTTATGGTGGTCGTTTATGGATATGGTGAAAAGCCAATGAGACTCCTGACCAATAAGGTAATTACGAGTAAAGCAGACGTGCTCCGGATCGTCAAAAGCTATCTTACCCGCTGGCGGATCGAAGAACTATTCCGGGTACAGAAGCAGGAATATCACTTGGAAAAAATCCGCACACTTTCGCTAAATTCACTGCAGCTGATTCACCGATTGATCACGTATTTATTAGGTCATCACGCGATCAAGATCGAAGCCGGGCTATCATTTAATGAAATCTTATACCGCAAAGCACAGTGTTTACGGCAAGCGGTAAGGTTTAAGTTTTATCGCTATATTCGTGGCTTAGCGGCGATCCTGAAATTCGATGTCAGTGGTATTAGGCACTTCAAATGTATCGAGCAACGGCATGACCCTAGGCAGTTGTGCTTGGCGATTTAA